From a single Actinomycetota bacterium genomic region:
- the erpA gene encoding iron-sulfur cluster insertion protein ErpA produces the protein MSMKLSDTAAVKVKELLQREAPEQSGLALRVAVQPGGCSGLRYSLFFDDQIKDSDQTTEFGGVRLVVDKMSAPYLSGAEIDYVDTLQQSGFTINNPNAQSTCACGDSFH, from the coding sequence ATGAGCATGAAGCTGAGCGACACCGCTGCCGTGAAGGTCAAGGAGCTGCTCCAGCGCGAGGCGCCCGAGCAGTCGGGGCTCGCCCTGCGGGTTGCGGTCCAGCCGGGCGGCTGCTCAGGCCTCCGCTACTCGCTCTTCTTCGACGACCAGATCAAGGACAGCGACCAGACCACCGAGTTCGGCGGCGTCCGCCTCGTGGTGGACAAGATGAGCGCGCCGTACCTCTCGGGCGCGGAGATCGACTACGTCGACACGCTCCAGCAGTCCGGTTTCACGATCAACAACCCGAACGCGCAGTCGACGTGCGCGTGCGGGGACTCGTTCCACTGA
- a CDS encoding glycerate kinase, with amino-acid sequence MRVVVAPNAFKGCLTAKQAAEAMARGVKAAGADAVLAPVADGGDGTLDALVAGVGGSVMGTIARGPLGLPVRAHVGILTDGTGVVEMAQASGLTLVAAGERNPMRASSYGTGELIRAALARRPSRILVALGGSATVDGGTGLARALGLRFLDVEGRPLPDGGGALERLALIDKTKLDPRVTATPLVVASDVTNPLLGPEGAARVFGPQKGASPDQVEVLERGLERLAERLAEDLGADVAGRSGAGAAGGTGAMLMALGAEIRRGVEVVLDALGFADRLNGADLVLTGEGRLDRQTLAGKAPSGVARAAAEAGVPCAAIVGASELEPAEAGFVAIRSLVDHFGDQAAAMSKAEGGLATLAAAMVRSFASARSRP; translated from the coding sequence AGGGATGCCTGACCGCCAAGCAAGCGGCCGAGGCGATGGCTCGCGGCGTGAAAGCCGCGGGGGCGGACGCCGTTCTCGCTCCCGTGGCGGACGGCGGAGACGGCACCTTGGATGCACTGGTGGCCGGGGTCGGCGGAAGCGTGATGGGGACCATCGCGCGCGGCCCGCTCGGGCTCCCCGTCCGGGCGCACGTCGGGATCCTGACCGACGGGACCGGCGTCGTCGAGATGGCCCAAGCCTCGGGCCTGACGCTCGTTGCGGCGGGGGAGCGGAACCCGATGCGAGCCTCCTCCTACGGCACCGGCGAGCTCATCCGCGCGGCGCTCGCGCGTCGGCCGTCTCGGATCCTGGTCGCCCTGGGTGGCTCGGCGACGGTGGACGGCGGTACCGGGCTCGCCCGGGCGCTCGGTCTGCGGTTCCTCGACGTGGAAGGACGTCCGCTCCCCGACGGAGGCGGAGCGCTCGAGCGGCTCGCTCTGATCGACAAGACCAAGCTCGACCCCCGCGTCACCGCCACGCCGCTCGTCGTCGCCTCCGACGTGACGAATCCGCTCCTGGGGCCCGAAGGTGCCGCGCGGGTGTTCGGCCCCCAGAAGGGCGCGAGCCCCGACCAGGTCGAGGTCCTCGAGCGCGGGCTCGAACGGCTCGCCGAGCGGCTCGCCGAGGATCTGGGCGCCGATGTCGCCGGCCGGTCCGGGGCGGGTGCCGCCGGCGGGACGGGCGCCATGCTGATGGCGCTCGGCGCCGAGATCCGACGTGGCGTCGAGGTGGTCCTCGACGCGCTGGGGTTCGCCGACCGGCTGAACGGCGCGGATCTGGTGCTGACGGGTGAGGGAAGGCTCGACCGGCAGACGCTCGCCGGGAAGGCGCCGAGCGGGGTCGCGCGCGCGGCTGCGGAGGCCGGAGTTCCGTGCGCGGCGATCGTCGGCGCGTCCGAGCTCGAGCCGGCCGAGGCGGGGTTCGTCGCCATCCGCTCTCTCGTGGACCATTTCGGCGACCAAGCTGCGGCTATGTCAAAAGCCGAAGGAGGCCTCGCCACGCTGGCAGCCGCAATGGTCCGTTCGTTCGCTTCGGCCCGGTCCAGACCCTGA